The following are encoded in a window of Ruminiclostridium herbifermentans genomic DNA:
- a CDS encoding sensor histidine kinase — MINKVTSGIYWQIMRLIRFYRNISIKKKIFLILYIQILIPLIFIGYFSFKTSENIIVEKSKTYSNELLSIIELRLQDTINNLNMLTQNIGNDEGIYSALLNDDSSINRLQNYEVRADIINAFQKIVPNQNNILALCIVTKTVKIIEYDRNSVESDIKSVVLQNYTDMQKYARAAGGGSVWYFDSNDNAYLIKMIYNRDNYQEIGLLVVQIDKQSFKGTLGGSESELMKNLTILSPDNSIIYCRDKATFNKYRKTIQDTFNGVDNKAKIFVASRTLGELRWTIVTYIPLKQLHADVEGLRTNMILICLAAILLLTFVSFFVSFDMIKPINQLVTAMKGMNIHKISSSYIEIDRNDELGFLQKTFNTMTKEMDHLVNWIYREQITRKEAEIKALQSQINPHFLFNTLESINWMAQLNNIPEISETVSDLSTLLDISIGRDDRLITIEEEFIYIDKYISLLKRRFEDKITLNKEVNPQVLYLKIPRLLIQPLIENAVYHGVENNRGKGIISLVADIVNDMIIIEVIDNGNGIPSEELIKLNNGLSMDNNTYFNSLSNKKDKSIGIENVNRRIKLFYGEKYGLKIESKVNIYTKVSVTLPVQIHNTKEGYYVQGSNN; from the coding sequence ATGATAAACAAAGTGACATCTGGTATATACTGGCAAATAATGAGGCTTATTAGATTTTACAGAAATATATCCATCAAAAAGAAAATTTTTCTAATACTATATATTCAAATACTTATCCCATTAATTTTTATTGGGTATTTTAGCTTTAAAACATCTGAGAATATTATAGTTGAAAAGTCTAAAACATATTCAAATGAATTATTAAGCATTATAGAACTTAGACTTCAAGATACAATAAATAACTTAAATATGTTAACTCAGAATATAGGTAATGATGAAGGAATATATTCAGCATTACTTAATGATGACAGCAGTATAAATAGGCTGCAAAATTATGAAGTTAGGGCAGATATTATTAATGCGTTTCAAAAAATAGTTCCTAATCAAAATAATATTTTAGCATTGTGTATTGTAACAAAGACTGTAAAGATTATTGAATATGACAGAAACAGTGTAGAATCTGATATTAAGTCAGTAGTATTACAAAACTATACTGATATGCAAAAATACGCAAGAGCTGCTGGAGGTGGATCTGTATGGTATTTTGATTCTAATGATAATGCATATTTGATAAAAATGATTTATAATAGGGATAACTATCAGGAAATAGGTCTATTGGTGGTTCAGATAGACAAGCAGTCTTTCAAGGGCACTTTGGGGGGCTCAGAATCAGAGTTAATGAAAAACTTAACAATACTATCTCCTGATAATAGCATTATTTATTGCAGAGACAAAGCAACTTTTAATAAATATAGAAAAACAATTCAAGATACATTTAATGGAGTTGATAATAAGGCAAAAATTTTTGTTGCATCAAGAACATTAGGTGAGTTAAGATGGACAATAGTAACATATATTCCCTTAAAACAATTACATGCGGATGTTGAGGGACTTAGAACAAATATGATTTTAATTTGTTTGGCAGCTATTTTGCTATTAACCTTTGTAAGCTTCTTTGTATCATTTGATATGATTAAACCTATAAATCAATTGGTAACAGCTATGAAGGGAATGAATATTCATAAGATTTCTAGCAGCTATATAGAAATTGACAGAAATGATGAACTTGGCTTCTTGCAGAAAACCTTTAATACTATGACAAAGGAGATGGATCATTTAGTCAATTGGATTTATAGAGAACAAATTACACGTAAAGAGGCTGAAATTAAAGCATTACAGTCTCAAATTAATCCTCATTTTTTGTTTAATACATTAGAATCAATAAATTGGATGGCTCAATTAAATAATATTCCTGAAATAAGTGAAACAGTATCTGATTTATCAACGCTATTAGATATTAGTATTGGAAGAGATGACAGACTTATAACTATTGAAGAAGAGTTTATTTATATAGATAAATATATTTCGCTATTAAAAAGAAGATTCGAAGATAAAATTACATTGAATAAAGAAGTTAATCCACAGGTTTTATATTTGAAGATTCCAAGATTGCTTATTCAGCCGTTAATTGAGAATGCAGTTTATCATGGTGTAGAGAATAATAGAGGCAAAGGAATTATATCACTTGTTGCAGATATCGTAAATGATATGATTATTATAGAGGTAATAGATAATGGAAATGGAATTCCATCAGAAGAACTGATTAAATTGAATAATGGACTAAGTATGGATAATAATACATACTTTAATTCTCTAAGTAATAAAAAGGATAAAAGTATAGGTATTGAAAATGTTAACAGAAGAATTAAACTATTTTATGGAGAAAAATATGGCTTGAAAATTGAAAGTAAAGTTAATATTTATACAAAAGTATCTGTAACCTTACCTGTTCAAATTCACAATACCAAGGAGGGCTATTATGTACAAGGTTCTAATAATTGA
- a CDS encoding response regulator yields MYKVLIIDDESIIRKGIKNIINWRHLECEVCADACDGVEGLELIKLHRPDIIITDIRMPGLDGISMIKQVKILVPNAKIIILTGFRDFDYVHEAIKCGAFDFLLKPTKIEELTNVLTKAVKEFNEQKLKHLEVDKFKRLYEQSIPVLREKLLYDVIYGIITNEDEIKEKMELFNINISNFVLVLMENDFDEKTTSSQYDKQLCQIGIVNSFEEVFAEKYEVTSIMLNTSRVAFIIQKFDKSTIDISEVSEKCGDLQEVINNGFGFTVTIAVSSNGTSALELTDKLKECMGSLEYKTYIGNNSIIQYSDLNSFFRYDDYSALENYQKQLLENIKSGNSELVKVTTQNISKYVNSNNINISYLKNFYYSTLSSINNIRISVLAIDADKKHEEGRDIASLLKLIDKCDSVDELNSLLEEVSMRIASRVNSFNNKSLKLILRKAIDYIHEHYNEQVTLNEVAENIYVSTFYISRMFKKELGISFVDYLNDVRIEKAKELLKDVKYKTYEVAELVGIPDPHYFSKIFKKYSGMTPSEYKETLFIS; encoded by the coding sequence ATGTACAAGGTTCTAATAATTGATGATGAGTCGATTATAAGAAAAGGAATTAAAAATATAATTAATTGGAGACATCTTGAATGTGAGGTGTGTGCCGATGCATGTGATGGAGTTGAAGGACTTGAACTCATAAAGTTGCATCGACCTGACATTATTATCACTGACATTCGTATGCCTGGGCTAGATGGAATAAGTATGATAAAGCAAGTTAAAATATTAGTTCCAAATGCTAAAATAATTATTTTAACAGGTTTTCGAGATTTCGACTATGTACATGAAGCTATAAAGTGTGGAGCGTTTGATTTCTTATTGAAGCCTACCAAAATAGAAGAACTTACCAATGTTCTAACTAAGGCAGTTAAGGAGTTTAACGAGCAAAAGCTTAAACATTTAGAAGTGGACAAGTTCAAGCGTTTATATGAGCAGAGTATTCCTGTTCTAAGGGAAAAATTATTATATGATGTTATTTATGGCATTATTACAAATGAAGATGAGATAAAAGAAAAGATGGAACTTTTTAACATCAATATAAGTAATTTTGTACTTGTTTTAATGGAAAATGATTTTGATGAAAAAACAACAAGTTCTCAATATGACAAGCAATTATGTCAAATTGGAATAGTAAATTCCTTTGAGGAAGTATTTGCTGAGAAGTATGAAGTGACCAGCATAATGCTTAACACCAGCAGAGTGGCATTTATTATTCAAAAATTTGATAAATCTACCATAGATATTTCTGAAGTAAGTGAAAAGTGTGGCGATCTTCAAGAGGTCATAAATAATGGCTTTGGATTTACAGTTACTATTGCTGTTAGTTCAAATGGAACTTCTGCTTTGGAGTTAACCGACAAACTAAAAGAGTGCATGGGTTCCCTTGAATATAAGACTTATATTGGAAATAATTCTATAATTCAATATAGTGATTTAAATTCTTTCTTTAGATATGATGATTACTCTGCTTTGGAAAATTATCAAAAGCAATTGCTTGAAAATATAAAGTCTGGAAATAGTGAGTTAGTAAAGGTTACAACACAAAATATATCTAAGTATGTAAATAGTAATAATATAAATATTAGCTATTTAAAGAATTTTTACTATAGTACACTTTCATCAATTAATAATATCAGAATATCTGTTTTAGCTATTGATGCTGATAAAAAGCATGAAGAGGGAAGAGATATAGCAAGCTTGTTAAAGTTAATTGATAAATGTGATAGTGTTGACGAATTGAATTCTTTGCTTGAAGAAGTATCAATGAGAATAGCATCAAGGGTAAATAGCTTTAATAATAAGAGTTTAAAGTTAATTCTAAGAAAAGCCATTGATTATATACATGAGCATTATAATGAACAGGTTACCCTTAATGAAGTTGCTGAGAACATATACGTTAGTACATTCTATATTAGCAGAATGTTCAAGAAAGAACTTGGTATAAGTTTTGTAGATTATCTTAACGATGTCCGTATCGAAAAAGCAAAAGAATTATTAAAGGATGTTAAATACAAGACATATGAGGTTGCTGAGTTAGTTGGTATTCCTGATCCTCATTACTTTTCAAAAATATTTAAAAAATATTCAGGCATGACTCCTTCAGAGTATAAAGAGACTTTGTTTATTAGCTGA
- a CDS encoding ABC transporter permease — protein sequence MGVTQTGTKDVAVPLKAKKTGFLRDIVKNKVLYIMMLPLLVVLFFNNYLPMAGVLIAFKNYQYHGNNFFENFILSDWVGFKNFEFFTATPDAFTITRNTLGYNFVFIFLGLVISVLFAILLNEIKNKFLSKFYQASMLLPYFMSWIVVSYIVFGLLGEEKGYVNKSLLPMLGMEEIGWYAEPGKWPFILTIVNIWKLTGYNTVIYIAAIAGIDQEFYEAAIVDGASKFQQIKAITIPLLKTLMIILTLLAVGKVFYSDFGLFFQVPRNTGALYDTTQTIDTYVYNALRNLNDVGMASASGLYQSVCGFVLVMVSNLVVRKIDPDQALF from the coding sequence ATGGGAGTAACTCAAACTGGAACAAAAGATGTAGCTGTTCCCTTAAAAGCCAAAAAGACTGGCTTTTTGAGAGATATAGTAAAGAACAAAGTACTATACATAATGATGCTCCCTCTGTTGGTTGTTTTATTTTTTAATAACTATTTACCGATGGCGGGCGTGTTAATTGCATTTAAAAACTACCAGTATCACGGGAATAACTTTTTTGAGAACTTTATCCTTAGTGATTGGGTAGGCTTTAAAAATTTTGAATTTTTTACAGCAACACCAGATGCATTTACTATTACAAGAAATACTTTAGGATATAATTTTGTATTTATTTTTCTTGGTTTAGTAATATCTGTACTTTTTGCAATTCTTCTTAACGAGATTAAGAACAAGTTCTTATCAAAGTTCTATCAAGCAAGCATGTTGTTACCATACTTCATGTCTTGGATAGTAGTAAGTTATATCGTTTTTGGTTTATTAGGTGAAGAGAAAGGTTATGTAAACAAATCATTGCTTCCTATGTTGGGTATGGAGGAAATTGGATGGTATGCAGAACCTGGAAAATGGCCGTTTATATTAACTATCGTTAATATATGGAAATTGACTGGATACAACACAGTTATATATATAGCTGCAATAGCTGGTATAGATCAAGAGTTTTATGAAGCAGCTATTGTTGATGGAGCATCAAAATTCCAGCAAATTAAAGCTATAACTATTCCGTTATTAAAGACATTAATGATAATTCTTACTCTTTTAGCAGTAGGAAAGGTTTTCTATTCAGATTTCGGATTGTTCTTCCAAGTACCAAGAAATACAGGTGCGTTATATGATACAACACAGACTATCGATACATACGTATACAATGCGTTGCGTAATTTGAACGATGTGGGAATGGCATCAGCATCAGGTTTATATCAGTCTGTATGTGGATTTGTACTAGTAATGGTTTCTAACTTGGTAGTTAGAAAGATAGATCCAGATCAAGCTTTATTCTAA
- a CDS encoding carbohydrate ABC transporter permease, with amino-acid sequence MKHKDDVQYGTVNKLNEIKPFWNGVLHLIFVIYSLCCIVPLILIIGISFTDEKTITIHGYNFIPRVFSLEAYKWVVKTGEAIFRAYGISIFVTVVGTLLSLAIISMFSYVISRKDFRHRNKFAFIVFFTMIFNGGLVPWYMVYVNVLHMNNTIFALIIPPLANAWYVMIMRTFYQTNVPDSLIESAKIDGAGEFRTFVQIVLPLAKAGLATVGLFQCLTYWNDWYLPLMFIDDSKLFNLQYLLYKTLAAIQYLSQAANLPQGSQALANLPSETARMAMCTLAIGPIIVAYPFFQKYFVKGLTVGAVKG; translated from the coding sequence ATGAAGCATAAAGATGATGTACAATATGGTACAGTTAATAAGTTAAATGAAATTAAACCCTTTTGGAATGGGGTACTTCATTTGATATTTGTAATATATTCATTATGTTGTATAGTTCCGCTTATTCTGATAATTGGTATATCCTTTACAGATGAAAAGACTATTACTATACATGGATATAATTTTATACCAAGAGTTTTCAGTTTAGAAGCTTATAAATGGGTAGTAAAAACAGGAGAAGCAATATTTAGAGCATATGGAATATCAATTTTTGTAACAGTAGTTGGTACATTGTTAAGTTTAGCAATAATTTCTATGTTCTCATATGTAATATCAAGAAAAGACTTTAGACACAGAAATAAGTTTGCTTTTATAGTATTTTTTACAATGATATTTAATGGTGGTTTGGTACCATGGTATATGGTATACGTTAATGTATTACATATGAACAATACAATATTTGCATTAATTATACCACCTCTTGCAAATGCATGGTATGTAATGATTATGAGAACATTCTACCAGACAAATGTTCCTGATTCACTTATTGAATCAGCAAAGATTGATGGTGCAGGAGAATTTAGAACATTTGTACAAATTGTTTTACCTTTGGCAAAAGCAGGACTTGCAACAGTAGGTTTGTTCCAATGTTTAACATATTGGAATGACTGGTATTTACCACTTATGTTTATAGATGATTCTAAATTGTTCAATTTGCAATATCTATTATATAAGACTCTTGCTGCTATACAGTACTTATCACAGGCTGCAAACTTACCACAAGGTTCTCAGGCACTTGCAAATCTGCCATCTGAGACAGCCCGTATGGCAATGTGTACTTTGGCAATAGGTCCTATTATAGTGGCATATCCGTTCTTCCAGAAATATTTTGTAAAAGGTTTAACTGTAGGTGCTGTTAAAGGCTAA
- a CDS encoding ABC transporter substrate-binding protein, which translates to MQKAKKLIGLALVTCMAISMVAGCGDKETTEPSNSTNAAAESSVAAESSAALDPVELQWYVVGNGQPNDMDKVLEEVNKYLQPKINATLKLNIFTWGDDFENKMSAKIQSGEKFDITFTANWACNYQQNAPKGAFVDLTPLMDQYAPETKKLLGENVIKGASIDGKLYAIPTNKEMAHNWGFLVNKDMADKYGIDLSTIKKFEDLEPALAIIKEKEGANGVEAFQTLTGESAYRILDFEKLVDDNVPGALYGDGRDTTVVNDFATPEAMSLFTTLNKWYKAGYIRKDADTITDYAPARKAGKVFATTASLKPGKDAEQSISDGVNWKQIDITPPRATTREMTGSMQAISKTSPNPERALMFLELMNTDPYLCNLVNYGIEGVHYTKLNETTIEQTQAGKDNYNNSLQWLFANQFNTYLFSTEDPDKWNKFREYNASSAPSPILGFTFNTENVKTQIAALTAVKKQFMPGLETGKVDPATVVPKFTEKLKAAGLDAALAEMQKQVDEFVAKK; encoded by the coding sequence ATGCAAAAGGCAAAGAAACTAATAGGTTTAGCTTTGGTTACTTGTATGGCTATCTCAATGGTAGCTGGATGTGGGGACAAAGAAACAACAGAACCATCAAATTCAACTAATGCAGCAGCTGAATCATCTGTAGCAGCTGAGTCATCAGCAGCACTTGATCCAGTAGAATTGCAATGGTATGTTGTAGGTAATGGTCAACCAAATGACATGGACAAAGTTTTAGAAGAAGTTAATAAGTACTTACAACCAAAAATTAACGCTACTCTAAAACTAAACATCTTTACTTGGGGTGATGACTTCGAGAACAAGATGAGTGCAAAGATTCAATCAGGTGAAAAGTTTGATATCACATTTACAGCAAACTGGGCTTGTAACTATCAGCAGAATGCTCCTAAAGGCGCATTTGTAGATCTTACTCCACTTATGGATCAATATGCTCCAGAAACAAAGAAGTTACTCGGTGAAAACGTTATAAAGGGTGCTTCAATCGATGGTAAATTATATGCTATTCCTACTAACAAAGAAATGGCTCATAACTGGGGTTTCTTAGTTAACAAGGATATGGCAGACAAGTATGGTATTGATTTATCAACAATTAAGAAGTTTGAAGATTTAGAGCCAGCTCTAGCAATAATCAAAGAAAAAGAAGGAGCAAATGGAGTTGAAGCATTCCAGACTCTTACTGGTGAATCAGCTTACAGAATCCTTGACTTTGAAAAGTTAGTTGATGATAACGTTCCAGGTGCATTATATGGTGACGGAAGAGACACAACAGTTGTTAATGACTTCGCTACACCTGAAGCTATGTCATTATTCACAACTCTTAACAAATGGTACAAAGCTGGATATATCAGAAAAGATGCTGATACTATCACAGACTATGCTCCAGCTAGAAAAGCAGGTAAAGTATTTGCTACTACTGCTTCATTAAAACCAGGTAAAGATGCTGAGCAATCAATTTCTGACGGTGTAAACTGGAAGCAAATTGATATCACTCCACCAAGAGCTACTACTCGTGAAATGACTGGTTCAATGCAGGCTATTTCAAAGACATCACCAAACCCAGAAAGAGCTCTTATGTTCTTAGAGTTAATGAACACAGATCCTTACCTCTGTAACTTAGTTAACTACGGTATAGAAGGAGTTCACTATACTAAACTTAACGAAACAACTATTGAACAAACTCAAGCTGGTAAAGACAACTACAACAACAGCTTACAATGGTTATTTGCTAACCAGTTCAACACATACTTATTCTCAACAGAAGATCCTGATAAGTGGAATAAGTTCAGAGAGTACAATGCAAGTTCAGCTCCATCACCAATTCTTGGTTTCACATTTAATACTGAGAACGTTAAGACTCAGATCGCTGCTTTAACAGCTGTTAAGAAGCAGTTCATGCCTGGTCTAGAAACTGGTAAAGTTGATCCTGCAACAGTTGTTCCTAAGTTTACTGAAAAACTAAAAGCAGCTGGTTTAGATGCAGCTCTTGCTGAAATGCAGAAGCAAGTTGACGAATTCGTAGCAAAGAAATAA
- a CDS encoding LacI family DNA-binding transcriptional regulator: MKSEEIAKIAGVSRSTVSRVINNYPNVPDETKKKVLEVIEKYNYQPNTCARVLAGKKSDTIGLFIVSIADAENPNRLYKNDYFNQFTNAVVDCANSRGYYVLINIIYCENDYRRVNEIFLQKRIDGGIVLGTEKEAAALINVSKKGCPIALIDYDAEEIKKNESEYENLIVVGSKDYEGAVEAVEYLISLGHKEIGLLSGRLSTFSGRQRYKAFVDTMKKHNLEIREEFILQGDFIKSKTNSAVQALINKGKLPSAIFSSNDDMAIEAIELFKYNNIRVPEDISIIGFDNITLASLIKPALTTIETPIYSIVEKTVEELIHNISKTRKGFRSYSYNTKMVIRETCTKKLNSLLTL, from the coding sequence ATGAAAAGTGAAGAGATAGCTAAAATAGCAGGTGTTTCAAGAAGTACTGTTTCAAGAGTGATAAATAATTATCCCAATGTACCAGATGAGACAAAGAAAAAGGTATTAGAGGTAATAGAAAAGTATAACTATCAACCTAATACTTGCGCAAGAGTTTTGGCAGGTAAAAAAAGTGATACCATAGGTTTGTTTATAGTGAGTATAGCTGATGCTGAAAATCCAAATAGGCTATACAAAAATGATTATTTTAATCAATTTACTAATGCAGTAGTTGATTGTGCAAATTCAAGAGGTTATTATGTTTTAATAAACATTATTTACTGTGAAAATGATTATAGACGTGTTAATGAGATATTTTTACAAAAGAGAATTGATGGCGGTATAGTATTAGGTACTGAAAAAGAGGCAGCAGCCCTCATAAATGTATCAAAAAAGGGTTGTCCAATAGCATTAATAGATTATGATGCTGAAGAAATTAAAAAGAATGAATCAGAATACGAAAACTTAATTGTAGTAGGTTCTAAAGATTATGAAGGAGCTGTAGAAGCTGTTGAATATCTTATTTCATTGGGACATAAAGAAATAGGCTTATTATCAGGAAGATTATCTACATTTTCAGGCAGGCAGAGATATAAGGCTTTTGTTGATACAATGAAAAAGCACAATTTAGAAATTAGAGAAGAATTTATTTTGCAGGGAGACTTTATTAAGTCTAAAACAAATAGTGCGGTACAAGCGTTAATTAACAAAGGAAAGTTACCATCAGCAATATTTTCATCTAATGATGATATGGCAATTGAGGCAATTGAGTTATTCAAATATAATAATATAAGAGTACCAGAAGATATATCAATAATAGGTTTCGATAATATAACTCTTGCATCGTTAATTAAGCCAGCACTAACAACAATAGAAACACCTATTTATAGTATTGTTGAAAAAACAGTTGAGGAACTTATACATAATATTAGTAAGACTAGAAAAGGTTTTAGAAGCTATAGTTATAATACTAAAATGGTTATTAGAGAGACATGTACAAAGAAGTTAAATTCTTTGTTGACATTATAA
- a CDS encoding GH36-type glycosyl hydrolase domain-containing protein — translation MKYGFFDDQNKEYVITTPKTPYPWINYLGTQEFFSLISNTAGGYCFYKDARLRRITRYRYNNVPIDMGGRYFYINDNGTLWSPGWSPVKAELDSYECRHGMGYTKITGSKNGISAEVLFFVPLNFNGEIHRVRIKNTTGEDKSLKLFSCIEFCLWNAQDDQTNYQRNLSTGEVEVEKSVIYHKTEYKERRNHFAFYSVNADITGFDTDRDTFVGLYNGFNDPQVPISGEPTNSIAHGWGPMASHCITIDLKPGEEKEYDFILGYVENDEDDKWESKGIINKKKAYAMIEEKGNPAAVQAAFDELKESWNNLLTQYKLEHKDEKLCRMVNVWNQYQCMVTFNMSRSASYFETGIGRGMGFRDSNQDLLGFVHQIPDRARERILDIAATQFETGGAYHQYQPLTKKGNDEIGGNFNDDPLWLIAGVVAYIKETGDMGILDEMVPFDNDENNKATLLEHLKRSFYHVVNNLGPHGLPLIGRADWNDCLNLNCFSTAPGESFQTTTSKDGKVAESVFIAGMFVLYGPEYVKLCELKGNVDEAKKAQEEVEKMKEAVLKYGWDGEWFIRAYDDFGQKIGSHENEEGKIFIESQGFCSMAGIGVEEGYVEKALDSAKKYLDTPYGLVLNNPAFTKYYINMGEISTYPAGYKENAGIFCHNNPWIMAAETVIGRGDRAFEYYKKIAPAYIEDISDIHKTEPYVYSQMIAGKDAAKPGEAKNSWLTGTAAWNFVVISQYILGIKPDYNGLMIDPCIPSDWDSYKVSRKFRNATFEISVTNPNHVCKGVKKLVLDGKEIEGNIIPVLDDGKVHNVEVVMG, via the coding sequence ATGAAATACGGATTTTTTGATGATCAAAACAAAGAATATGTTATCACTACTCCCAAAACGCCTTATCCTTGGATAAATTATTTAGGTACTCAGGAGTTTTTCTCATTGATTTCAAACACTGCTGGAGGCTATTGTTTTTATAAGGACGCGCGTTTACGCAGAATAACAAGATATAGGTATAACAATGTTCCAATAGATATGGGAGGAAGATACTTCTATATTAATGATAATGGGACTTTATGGTCACCAGGCTGGTCACCAGTTAAAGCAGAGTTAGATAGCTATGAGTGCAGACATGGTATGGGTTATACTAAAATAACTGGAAGCAAGAATGGTATAAGCGCAGAAGTATTATTCTTTGTTCCTTTGAATTTTAATGGTGAAATTCATAGAGTGAGAATTAAGAATACTACAGGTGAAGATAAGAGCTTGAAGTTATTCTCATGCATTGAGTTCTGCTTATGGAATGCTCAGGATGACCAAACAAACTATCAAAGAAATTTAAGCACTGGTGAGGTTGAAGTTGAAAAGTCAGTAATTTATCATAAAACTGAATATAAAGAGAGAAGAAATCACTTTGCTTTCTATTCAGTAAATGCTGATATTACAGGATTTGATACAGATAGAGATACTTTTGTTGGTCTTTATAATGGATTTAATGATCCTCAAGTACCAATAAGCGGAGAGCCTACAAATTCTATTGCTCATGGATGGGGACCAATGGCATCTCATTGCATTACTATTGACTTAAAGCCAGGCGAGGAAAAGGAATACGATTTCATACTTGGATATGTAGAAAATGACGAAGATGATAAGTGGGAAAGCAAGGGTATAATTAACAAAAAGAAAGCATATGCAATGATTGAGGAAAAAGGTAATCCTGCTGCAGTACAGGCTGCTTTTGATGAACTGAAGGAATCTTGGAATAATCTCTTAACTCAATATAAGCTTGAACATAAAGATGAAAAACTTTGCAGAATGGTTAATGTATGGAACCAGTATCAATGTATGGTTACTTTCAATATGTCACGAAGTGCTTCTTATTTTGAAACAGGTATAGGTAGAGGAATGGGCTTCAGAGATTCAAATCAGGACCTCTTAGGCTTTGTTCATCAGATTCCTGATAGAGCAAGAGAAAGAATACTTGATATTGCTGCAACACAGTTTGAGACAGGTGGAGCATATCACCAATATCAGCCATTGACTAAAAAAGGAAATGATGAAATTGGCGGAAACTTTAATGATGATCCATTATGGTTAATTGCAGGTGTAGTTGCTTATATTAAAGAAACTGGCGATATGGGCATACTAGATGAGATGGTTCCTTTTGACAATGATGAAAATAATAAGGCAACATTACTTGAGCACTTAAAGCGTTCATTCTATCATGTTGTAAATAATTTAGGACCTCATGGCTTACCTTTAATTGGTAGAGCTGACTGGAATGACTGTCTCAACTTAAATTGCTTCTCAACCGCTCCAGGTGAGTCCTTCCAGACAACAACCAGTAAGGATGGAAAGGTTGCAGAGTCTGTATTTATAGCTGGTATGTTTGTGTTATATGGTCCAGAGTATGTTAAGTTGTGTGAATTAAAAGGAAACGTTGATGAAGCTAAAAAAGCTCAAGAAGAAGTTGAAAAGATGAAAGAAGCTGTTCTCAAATATGGTTGGGATGGCGAATGGTTTATTCGTGCATATGATGATTTTGGACAAAAGATAGGAAGTCACGAAAATGAAGAAGGAAAGATATTTATTGAGTCACAAGGCTTCTGCTCAATGGCAGGAATAGGTGTTGAAGAAGGCTATGTAGAAAAGGCTCTTGACTCAGCAAAGAAATATCTAGATACTCCATATGGTTTAGTACTAAATAATCCTGCATTCACTAAATACTATATAAATATGGGTGAAATATCAACATATCCAGCAGGATATAAAGAAAATGCAGGTATTTTCTGTCATAATAATCCATGGATTATGGCTGCTGAAACTGTTATTGGAAGAGGAGACAGAGCTTTTGAATATTATAAGAAAATAGCTCCTGCTTATATTGAAGATATAAGTGATATCCATAAGACAGAGCCTTACGTTTACTCACAAATGATAGCAGGTAAGGATGCTGCTAAGCCAGGTGAAGCAAAGAACTCATGGCTCACTGGTACTGCTGCTTGGAATTTCGTTGTTATATCACAATACATATTAGGTATCAAGCCAGATTATAATGGACTTATGATAGATCCTTGTATTCCAAGTGATTGGGATAGCTATAAAGTAAGTAGAAAGTTTAGAAATGCTACATTTGAAATTTCTGTAACTAATCCAAACCATGTTTGCAAGGGCGTTAAAAAGCTTGTTCTTGACGGAAAAGAAATTGAAGGTAACATTATTCCTGTTCTTGATGATGGAAAGGTACACAATGTTGAAGTGGTAATGGGTTAA